In one window of Tachypleus tridentatus isolate NWPU-2018 chromosome 2, ASM421037v1, whole genome shotgun sequence DNA:
- the Fadd gene encoding fas-associated death domain protein: MTAALSPYENLKSKVWKNIELICVDDGIREAFRQESESWRALKEVTSMKELIQLLEDRDILTEWNVAVLEKLVKLLGDKESVNLIKAYKKLELSDTTPRCCVCHCEIKITPIQLDPVLDSENDSDEMESAMLYISRNYGSRWKHLARALKVREGDIDSVICDYPGDTCEQIYQALCRWKEEHASRANMDVLLETLRKSSCKRNDLAEKLQNGYHLH, translated from the exons ATGACTGCTGCGCTTTCACCATATGAAAATTTAAAGTCGAAAGTCTGGAAAAATATAGAATTGATTTGTGTGGATGATGGAATTAGAGAAGCTTTCAGACAAGAGTCTGAATCATGGCGAGCCCTAAAAGAGGTTACAAGTATGAAAGAACTGATCCAACTTCTTGAAGATAGAGATATCTTAACAGAGTGGAATGTTGCTGTTTTAGAGAAACTAGTGAAACTTCTAGGTGACAAAGAGTCAGTTAACTTAATAAAAGCCTACAAGAAACTTGAACTTTCTGATACAACTCCTCGGTGTTGTGTGTGCCATTGTGAAATCAAAATCACACCAATCCAGTTGGATCCTGTTTTGGATTCAGAAAACGATTCTGATG aAATGGAAAGTGCAATGTTGTATATCAGTCGTAATTATGGGTCCAGATGGAAGCATCTTGCAAGGGCCTTGAAAGTTCGTGAAGGAGATATAGATAGTGTCATCTGTGACTACCCAGGTGATACATGTGAACAGATTTACCAAGCATTGTGTCGCTGGAAGGAAGAACACGCTTCTCGGGCCAATATGGATGTACTACTAGAAACGCTCAGGAAATCTTCCTGCAAACGGAATGATTTGGCTGAAAAATTGCAGAATGGCTATCATCTACATTAA